The following are encoded in a window of uncultured Ilyobacter sp. genomic DNA:
- a CDS encoding sulfite exporter TauE/SafE family protein, translating into MIFEFGFLIVGLMQIFAFFVQGTTGFGATVISAPVTNGILGIPVGVPYGTIICIPFLYYLAIKGRKDISWKDLASIVLGCAPGLIIGQKLFYKMSPQTAKISIGSMIILIAVMNIYKHIIKPLMLNGEEEAPVEDNIVRKIFRYGCLILGGVVHGAFNIGGPLITVYTLEAVKDKKKFRNTMTSLWCILNVWNAFNQYRNGLFVPRLGMSLLVGMPFATLGFWLGMNFLEKINKAQFLRIVYLILFFIGINMTVRSLPVIPKNLQGAIIVIPVIIVAALLIILEKRTRAAKLATN; encoded by the coding sequence ATGATTTTTGAATTCGGTTTTTTAATTGTTGGTTTAATGCAAATTTTTGCATTCTTTGTTCAAGGTACTACAGGATTTGGTGCTACTGTTATTTCTGCTCCAGTTACAAATGGAATATTAGGTATACCAGTGGGAGTACCTTATGGAACAATTATCTGTATTCCTTTTTTATACTACTTAGCAATCAAAGGAAGAAAGGATATTTCTTGGAAAGACTTAGCTAGTATTGTTCTCGGTTGTGCACCGGGGCTTATAATTGGACAAAAACTATTTTATAAAATGAGTCCTCAAACTGCAAAAATATCCATTGGATCAATGATTATCTTAATAGCTGTTATGAATATTTACAAGCACATCATTAAGCCTCTAATGTTAAATGGAGAAGAGGAAGCTCCAGTTGAAGATAATATTGTAAGAAAAATCTTCAGATACGGATGTCTTATCCTAGGTGGAGTAGTACACGGAGCATTCAACATCGGTGGTCCACTTATCACTGTTTATACTCTGGAAGCTGTAAAGGACAAAAAGAAGTTTAGAAATACTATGACAAGCTTATGGTGTATTCTAAACGTTTGGAATGCATTTAACCAGTATAGAAATGGATTATTTGTTCCAAGATTAGGAATGTCTTTACTTGTAGGGATGCCATTTGCAACATTAGGATTCTGGTTAGGAATGAACTTCTTAGAAAAGATCAATAAAGCACAGTTCTTAAGAATAGTATATTTAATCTTATTCTTCATTGGAATTAACATGACTGTTAGAAGTTTACCAGTAATTCCTAAAAACTTACAAGGTGCTATAATCGTGATTCCAGTTATCATAGTAGCAGCACTTCTTATAATTCTTGAGAAAAGAACTAGAGCAGCAAAGCTAGCAACAAATTAA
- a CDS encoding iron-containing alcohol dehydrogenase yields MKDFNFKIPQNIEFGIGSLKKLPEILRENNSNHVFLISDRGLESIGVVKKVQEIIESGGIKCTSYLDVIPNPTIDVVDEANALYKECGSTSIVALGGGSPLDVAKAVGVLAKYGGKITDYEGLHKVPGPIVPMIAIPTTAGTGSEATASSVITDESRNYKFSIVSYETLPKYAVLDPELIMTAPASIASSCGVDALIHAIEAYLSKHASPFSDAMAEKAMELIGKNLRRFVADRTDKEAAFGMMSGSNFAGISFAWARLGNVHAMSHPVSAFCHVPHGVANSVLLPTVMEYNALVDNGRYEKIYNYIREDNEAVQDFKPEMLVEEIKKLNADLGIPKSLSEVGVKEEMIEDMAKDAMKSGNVLANPRDTNLDDMIELYKKAL; encoded by the coding sequence ATGAAAGATTTTAATTTTAAAATACCACAAAATATTGAGTTCGGAATAGGAAGTTTAAAAAAACTTCCAGAAATATTGAGAGAGAATAATTCAAATCATGTATTCTTAATCTCTGATAGAGGTCTAGAAAGTATAGGTGTTGTAAAGAAAGTCCAGGAGATCATAGAATCTGGAGGAATTAAATGTACATCTTACCTAGATGTAATACCTAATCCAACAATAGATGTTGTAGATGAAGCTAACGCATTATACAAAGAGTGTGGATCAACAAGTATTGTTGCCCTTGGTGGAGGAAGTCCACTAGATGTAGCGAAAGCTGTAGGAGTACTTGCTAAATATGGAGGAAAGATCACAGACTACGAAGGGTTGCATAAAGTTCCGGGACCAATTGTACCTATGATCGCAATCCCTACAACTGCAGGAACAGGAAGTGAAGCAACGGCTTCATCTGTAATTACTGATGAATCTAGAAACTATAAGTTTTCAATAGTTAGTTATGAAACACTTCCAAAATACGCAGTTTTGGATCCAGAACTAATTATGACAGCACCAGCATCAATAGCTTCTTCTTGTGGTGTAGATGCACTGATTCATGCGATAGAAGCATACCTTTCAAAACATGCTTCACCATTTTCAGACGCAATGGCTGAAAAAGCAATGGAGTTAATCGGAAAAAATCTACGTAGATTTGTAGCAGACAGAACAGATAAAGAAGCTGCATTTGGAATGATGTCAGGATCTAATTTTGCCGGGATCTCATTTGCATGGGCAAGACTTGGAAATGTACATGCCATGAGTCATCCGGTAAGTGCTTTCTGCCACGTACCGCATGGTGTAGCAAACTCGGTTCTTCTCCCAACAGTTATGGAATATAATGCTCTTGTTGACAACGGTCGTTATGAAAAGATTTATAACTATATCCGTGAAGATAATGAAGCAGTACAAGATTTTAAACCAGAGATGCTTGTAGAAGAGATCAAGAAATTAAATGCAGATCTTGGAATTCCAAAATCACTTTCAGAAGTAGGAGTTAAAGAAGAGATGATTGAGGATATGGCAAAGGATGCCATGAAGAGCGGTAATGTTCTTGCAAACCCAAGAGATACAAATCTTGACGATATGATAGAACTTTATAAGAAAGCATTATAA